TCAAAAAATTATGAAGCGGCTTTAGAAATAGCAATAAAAATAAGTAAAAAAGTTTATACTTCAGAAGACGGTAAAAAATACCAAGTTTTAGAAGCAGTAAATGGTTTTTCTAAAGGTGGTGGAGAAGCATTATATGTTGCTTCAAATTTAGACTTGAAAGCATTAATTATCGATCCTTCCCCTGTTGTCAATGCAGGAAGATATATTGACAACAACAAAATTTTAGCCATTGTTCCAGGAAATGGAGAAGCCTTTTTAAACCGTGTATCAGAAATAACAGGGACTTATGGTAATTTAAATACTTTGGAACAAAAAGTTGGAGCATCTGAAGGAAAAAGAGGTAAAAAAACTTCTTTAATTCCAGCAATTCCAGTTAGTTCTCAAGTAACAGGAATGCTTCGTTATCATTTTCCTAATATAAATAATGTTGCTGAATCATTTAACAAAACAAAAAAATATATAGAAAAAATAAAACCTATATATAACAGATTTTTTGAATAAATAATAAAAACAGTAAATAAAAATACAAAAAATTGATTTTTAAAAAAAAATACAGTATAATAACATTAAATTAAGTAAAAAATAAAAAACCAAAAACAAAAAAATAAAAATAAAAGGAGCTGTTAAATGAAAAAATTAAAATTTATTTTGTTGTCGATTTTTATTATCAGTACAATATTTTCTTGTAAATCCTTGCCAAGTGGATTAGCTGTTAAAACACCAGTTTATAATGCTGATAATGTTGACTTCTATTATGACTTGACATATAAAAAAGACGGAGAAACCCATTATGAAAGGCAAATTTGGGATCAGGCGTATGACATTTTGGATAAGGCGCAGGATTTTTTCCTGATGGATATTTTCGTGTTTCACGATTATGTTGGAAAAGGAGTGAAGGAAAAACTGGATCCATTGCCGATTGCTGAAGAGTTTGCACAGAAAATTCTGGAAAAGAGAAAAAAAGATCCGAATGTGAAGATTTACTTGATTTTGGATGAAGGGAACACATTTTACGGAGCTTATGACAATGAAATGTATAAGAGATTGGAAGCGGCTGGAGTTAAGATAGGAATTGTTGATTTGGCGAAGTTACCTGATCCAATACCAGTTTATTCAGCAATTTGGAGACTTCTTATTCAGCCTTTTGGAAATCCGAAAAATGTCGGAAAAACTAAAAACCCACTTCACGAAGGAACTGATCCTGTCACAGTTAGAAGCATTTTAAGAGCTTTAAATGGAAAAGCGGATCACAGAAAACTTATAATGAACGAAAAAACCGCAATGCTAACGACTGGAAATCCACATGCAGAAGGTTCAAGACATTCAAATGTCGCATTCAAATTTTCATCACCAATATTAAAAGACCTTTACAATGCAGAGATTCCAGTTGCAAAAATCACCAAAAAAGATGGAAGTTTAAATAGAACTTTACCGTATCAAAAATTTGATATTGAACCTTCAAAAAATAATCAGATAAAACTGCAATACTTTACTGAAGGTCAAACTGGCGAGGATATGACAAGAGAATTGAAAAATGCTCAGCCTGGCGATGAGGTGTTTATCGCACAATTTTTTCTATCAGACAGACAAATATTAACGGACATTAAAAAAGCGGCGAAAAGGGGAGTGAAATTTAGACTGATATTAAATAATTCGACAGCTGCTTTTCCAAATAAGGCGGCTTCTGGGGAACTTATGAAATTAGCTAGAAAACACGGATATGACATTGATGTGAAATTTTATAATAAAGGTGCAGAGATGTATCATGTGAAAATGATGACGATTTACAAAAAGAACTATATGATAACATATGGCGGATCGACAAATTTTACACGAAGAAATATGAGAGATTATAATTTAGAAAACGAATTAAAAATAATTTCTACTTATGATCAAAAGATTTCAAAACAAGTTACAGATTATTATGACAGACTTTGGACAAATAGAGATGGAGATTTTACACTTCCTTACGATACAGAAAAGAATGAGAAAAGGTCTAATGATTTGATTCTTAGATTCTTGGAAGTGAATGGAATTGGCGCTTTTTAGCTGATTCTAAAGATAAGATTTTAGCGAGGGGTTTATTAAATAATTTATAATTTTGATTTTTAAAAAAGCTATCAATCGAGATTTTTTGACTGATAGCTTTTTTTAGTATTATGATAATTTTTTCTAAAAAAGTTTTAATTCATAAAATTTCTTCCTGTAATTTGTAATTTATTTTTTTAACAAAAAGATAGCAAGAAGTCGTAGGCTTTCTATAAGTGGGAGATGAATTGCTTTTTTTGTAAAAAAATTGAAAAAAGGGTATATCCATGATACAATTTTTGTATAAAATATCGAAGAGAAATAATTAAAAATAATATTCAAAATCAAAAGAAGGTGTAATTTTGTGAAATATAATTTAGCATTCAAATACAGAATTTATCCAAAACACCTTGTCAGTGAATAAAATATAATTTAAATTTCATAAAAGTCTTTTCTGTAGTTTATTTATTTTTTTTAGTTCTTAAACTATAAAGCTCCAAATTCTTAAAATCTGGAGCTTTTTTGAAAGTTTAAAAATTATAATTTTAGTAAAATTTTAGTAATTAATTAATTAAAACGAAACACCTAATCCCACACCAACATGCGAGTTCTTATCTTTCGTATCATATCCACCGTTTACAGATACATCGAATTTTCCAGTTTCAAATCCAACTTTTAAGTCGCTTCTGAAGTTTCCTTTTTTCTCATCTTTAGCACTTTTTAGTCTAATTCTAGTATTTGTGTCAGTAAATTTAGCTTCATTTACTCTGTCATCAACTTTTCCAAGTTCGTGGTCGTAACCAAGTCCAAGTGACGCTTTAAATTTAGTTCCTTTTGCTGATACTGGACTAGAGAATCCAAATTCCACTCCAGCTCCTGGTCTTACTGAATAGTAGTCATTTGCTTTAACTTCCACATTTAGAGTTCCATCTTTTTCTTTAATCTTGTTAAATCTTCCGTAACCAAGTTTTAATGCAGCGTAAGGTTTAACTGTGAAGTTTCCACCAACATTGAAAGTCTTACCAAGTTCGTTTGTCAAATTAACTCCGTAAGCGTTGTAGTTAGCTTTATTTTCGTAAGAGTTATTTCCTACAACAAATCTTCTCTTCATATTATTTTGTGAAACAAATCCGTTTCCATCCAAAGTCCATTCAAGACTGTTTACATCAAAAGTTTTGTATCCACCAACTTCAAGCATTGAGATATTTTCTTTAGATCTTCCATTATCTTTTAATTTAAAGTTGTTGTTTATTGCACCTGCATAAATTCCTTGTTTTGCGTCAGCGTTGTTGAATAAATATGAAATTCCGTAAGCTGAGCTGTCTGAATCAGCTATTCCTTGAACTTTTGAGCTGTGTTTGTTTTTATCAAAGAAAGTTGAAACATGGTGTCCAGATTCATCTGCATTTTCTTTTTGCAAGTCAGAAATTCTGTTATTTAAAATATCATCTGTTTTTGAAATTCTTTGCTGAACATTTGCATATTGATTTCCGCTAACTTCACGGTATGTGTCTGCAAAAGTTTTCTTGCTGTTTACAGTGTTTAAGTAATTAAAGATTTCTTTATCATTAGAATTTGCAACTTTATATTTTTCGTCAAGTCCTCTAGCCACATCTTGAGTCATTTCATCGTCAGCAAAATTTGTGTAAGATAATTTTTTCAAAGTAACTTTTGCGATTTTGTTATTCAAAATTTCAGGATTTGCTTGCCAAACTAATGAACCAGTTTTAACATTCCAGTTTTTAATGTTGCTTGTTTGCATCGAATTATTAAATGGAGCTAATACATCGTCTCCAACTGTAACTTCAGTATCATTAGTTTTTTCAGTAGCTTCAGCACCAATTAACAAGTCAGCACTCTTTAATCCCAAGTTTGCAAGTCCTTCAATCGGTTTAGTTCTTCCCAATGAATCCACATATACTTTCATGTCGCTGCTTAAAAGTTTTCTATCTGATGACTGAACAGTCACTTGGTAAGAATTATCAACACGATCTCTTACAGCTCCACCGCTAATTTCGATATTTCCATAGTTTTTAACAGTACCACCGGCAATAACGATTCCAGCACCGCCGTTAGAGTCGATATGAATTGTTCCGTTATTTGTGAATTCTGCATCTTTTCCAACAACTACACCAACTGCATCATTTGGAGTTCCTTCAGTAGTTATAAGTCCATTATTAACACCTATGGCATCTTTTCCAAGATACATTCCGACACCGCCATCTTTGGTAATTTTAATAATTCCATAATTATCATTTATTAAAGTACCAATACCAGCCATACCAATTGAATTTTTACCAATTTCAATTTCTCCATAATTTTCTAAGTTTGCATTTGGATTATCACTGTACATTCCCATACTTGGATTATATTTATCAGATGAATCTCCTATTTTAATTTTATTGGTTTCATTAGCATTAGAAGATTTATTAAATGCTTTAGTTCTTCCTTTTCCGGTTACGTAGAATCCAATTGATTTATCACCTGATAGATCAATTAGGACATTATTTAACGAAGATACATAATCATCGCTACTATAACTGTCAATAATAGATGCAGGATCTAATTTTTGATCATTGATATTTGCTACTATTCCAATAGCGTTATTTGCTTCACTTTCAATTTTTCCGTCATTGATAGCATTTCCTGATACATCATTGTAACGTTTGTAATAGTACATTCCAATAGAATTTTCTCCTAAGTTAATAGTGTTCTCATTTACAATATAACCGTTAGACTCATGTGCTTTTCCATTTCCATCTTCATAACTATAAATTCCAATAGAATTTTTTCCAACATAAATAAATCCCTGGTTTTTGAATTCACCATTTTTAATATATGCTCCAAAACTGCTATCTCCTGTTAAATTGATAACACCTCCGTTTATATTGACGCCTGATTCCCTAGAATCAATACTTTGAATGGCAATTTGATTAGGTTTAGATCCAGATATAGTAACCTGTTTTCTAACTAAATACTTAGGAACTTCAAAAGTTGAATTTGGAGCATTCAATTTATTATATAAATCATTTGGGTCATCTAAATTCACATCTTTGTCGATAAAAATATGTGAATTATGAAATTCAGCTACATTATAATCTATTCCATTAATTGTTGGTCTTTGATTTCGAGGAACTAATGACATTAAACTATTAGAATCAGTCATTGATAAATCTGCAGTTACAGATTCAAACAAAAATATAGATGATCCTGGATGCATGTTAAGTGTTAAGTTATTGGAATTAGTCATATATTTTGTAAGCATATCATTAACTAACTGTTCCGGATTTATCGCAGTACCTGCCATATTTCTAGAAATTGCAAACCCTTTTACATCCATTGTTGTTGGGGATGCAATGTTAAGTGTTGGGGATAAGCTGTTATAATTATCAGGCAACTTAAATCCTATTTCATTTTCCCCGACATTATAATGAGTTAGAGCAATTACATTAGAAGTAGCTTGCTCCATATCTTCTTTTACAATAGTTGGAGTTGCATAACTCTTATTTAATTTTAAATTTGAAAAATTTGGAAGAGTAAATCTCGCTCCTGTACTTGGTTGCGAATAAGATGGTCCATTTTTAGCAATAGGTGTTCCACTACCATTATTTATACCGCTTCCACTTCCACTTCCGCTTCCTCCACTGCTTTCACAACTGATAATAGCAATTAATGCAAATACCATCAATAAAAATTTTTTCGTCTTGTTCATAAATCAATCTCTCCTTTAAAATTTATTTTTATTAAAAAAATTACTTTATATTATTTTCCAATATATTTCATTTTTTTAGATTATGTATGAATAAGAAAAATGTATAAACGAAATTACATAGAATTTAAAGAATAAACAAAAATATAAAATATATCATTCTGCTTAAATTTAAGTGTTTTTTTGTTTTATTAACAAAGAAATTAATATTCTGTTTTTAAATAATATTTTTTATTTCGTTTATGTTATAAGTATAGTATATAATTTTAAAAAAGTCAAGAAAAATATAAATATTTTAATTTACCATATTTTTTAATATTTTTTAAAAAATAGTAATATTCATATTTTATTTATTTTATATAATTAAAGAAAGTAAATAAATATATAAAAATAATATTTTAAAAATATTTTTTAATTTAAAATAGTAAAAAAAAGATAAAATATTTTGAAAAACTACTTGACAATCATAAAATTCTGTAGTATACTCACATTATAATAAAAACAGAAAATAAAAATATGTAAAATATAATTTAAAACAAAATACAGTTTTTACAAAAAAGAAACTTAAATAAAAATATAAATTTTAACAGAAAATAAAATGATTTAAAAACTATAAGGAGATACAACTATGAAAATTAAAAGTAAAATATTATTAGGAATTTTAGTATTATCAACATTAAGTTTTAGTGCAAAATTAAATTATACAACAGATAAAGGAATTAAATATAAAGGAGAAATAGTCAAATTTGCCAAAGAAAAACAAGGAAGCTATCCAATATTTAATATGCTTTATGATGGAGAAGCAGGAATGTCAACAGAACATTATTGGAAAGATAATTTGGGGATAAATTTAAAAGATGTGAAAGTATTAAGAGGAACAACAGAAAATGAAAAAAGATTTTATAATGATAATGCTCATATGCTTTCAATGTTTGAAGCATTTGATGTGGAAATGTCAGGTGGATATGTAAAAAATCATTTAGATGAAGTAACAGCAGCTTCAGTAATAGTACCTAATGCAATACCAAAAGGGATTCTGTCATTATCAATGTATTATATAACAGGATCAACAGGATTTATGACAAGTAAATCAGTATATTTTGGAGATACCATAAATGAATTGGCAGGTGAAGTGATGCAAACACCAAGATTTAATGGATATACATCAGATAATACAAATTTACTTGTTTCAGCTTATGGAAATGATGACACTCTAACCCCAAAAGCAAGAAAAAAAGGTGAAGATATTTATGCAATACATCCATCGCAACAAAGTTTTTTCTTTCCAATGTTTGGAGAAGAAGTTCAAAAAATGCAAAGAAGCGATATAATAAAAGTAAAAGACTTCGTTTGTAATGGATATAAATCAAATAGAACTTTTACTGACATAAGAAATATGGATGGACCTAGACAGGAGAATCCTTATAAAGGATGTGGCGTAAACGATAATCCAGATAAAGGTTATTACCCATTCTTTGCCTTATATTCAAGAGCTAACACAATTCTTGCAGATGGTGAAATAACAGCGGCAGGTGAAAGAAGAACAGGTTCTTCATTTGCTGTTCCAAGATTATCTGCCATTATAACTAAAATAATGCAAAAATTTCCTGGTGTTTCTTATTTAGATGCAAAAGAAATTCTTTTAACTTCTGCTACAAGAGAAAAAGATATACTAGATAATCAATATGGCTGGGGAGTTGCAAATTTATTAAGAGCTTTAAAAGGACCAGGTGCTATAAATACAGGCTTAATCGAAGAACAAAAATTCTATACTGGAATGTATGATAAAGTATTCGATTTTAATGGAAATGCTTATTTTTGGGCTTCCCCTACTAGCGATTGGACTTGGAGCAACGATATTTATGGAAACCTCCCTAAACATCCTTCAGGTTCTACTAAATATGATATAGTTGCAACAACTAAAGATAAAGATGGTGATATTCCTAAAACAAGTTTGGCTTTCCAAACAATAAGAAATGTATCATTCCAAAACTTTATTCCATCCGAAAAAAATTATTATGCTGATACAGCAGAGTTTAAACCAGGTTTAAGAAAAGCAGGTGACAAAACTCTTACTATTAATGGTAATATCTATTATGAAGGGCCTACACAAATCCTTGAAGGAACTCTTGTCTTAAATGGAAATGTACCTAAATCAACTGTAATTGTTTATGAAAACAGCACTGCTGTAATTTCTGGTAATGTAAATCATTTGATAATGGCTGGAGGAAATGTCTACTTAAAAGAAGGGGCTGTTATTGGAACTTTAGAATTTGATCCAAATATCCCTTCTTACATAAATATCGAAAATGAAGGAAAAGGAATAACAATTGGAACAATTGCTTCCAAAAGAGAAAAACTTGATAAATTTAAATCTTTGTTTAAAAATGGTACATTAAAAGCTGAAAAAGAAATAACTAAAATAGATGTGGAAGATGTAAATGTAAATCCTTATAAATATCAAGATTTAAAAAGAGAATATTTCTTTTCAGGCTTTGGAGATAAAATAAAAAAAGTTAAAGGTGATAACATATACCCAAAATTATTAAAAAGATATACTGAAATGGATAAAGCACCTGAAAGTGCCAAAAATATCGTGCCTGGTTATTCAAATGGTCAATTTATGTTAGATGCTTACGCTCCTGGTGATTATGACAAAGAATTTACCAAATTAACTAATCCAATTGCTTCAAATGATAACTACAAAATTTCACCTTCTTCAGTTGAATGGTCTAACTTCTATGATGCTAGACAAAAAGCTGGACTAGAAAATTAAAAAATGATATAATTAAAAAAATAAAAAAAAGAGGTTAGTTTTATGAGATATTTAGATGTTAATTACGAAGACAAAGAAAAAGCGAAAGAATTTGGAGCTAGATGGAATCCGAAAGAGGGTAAATGGGGATTTGAAAAAGAAGAAGATGCACAAAAGTTTTTGGATTGGAAAGAAAATCAGAAAACTAAAGTAGATGTTAGTTACGAAGACAGAGAAAAAGCGAAAGAATTTGGAGCTAGATGGAATCCAAAAAAGAAAAAATGGGAATTTGAAAAAGAGGAAGATGCACAAAAATTTTTAGATTGGAAAAAAAATCAGAAAAATAAAGGTGAAAAATATTATATTCATAAAAAATTTGCAATAAATTTAGATGGAATTGTAGCTGATATTTGTATCGACAAAGGAATGAAAGGCTTTATATTCAAAAAATTAAGGGAAGCGTATAAAATTACCGAAAAAGATAAAAAAGTATCGATTAATTCTTTAAAAGTTGTGATGCCATATCTTGATTTCAAATATTTATTAGACAAGGACAAGGAAAATCCGTTTAATTTAACAAAAGATTCAAAAAAAGTATTTGTTATTTCATCCGAAGAAGTTAAGTCAGATTCATACGAAGAAAGATTAAGACTTAAAAGAAACAGAGAATTTTTAGAAAATTTAACTTATTATATCAAAAAAACTTACGGTAACGGAAAAACTGTAAAAGAGCAAAATTTTGAAGACAATATCGAAATTTATCCACTAAAATATCATTCTTTTCCAAAAGATTACGAGGCGAACGAAAAAAATTACTTCAGTTTGCACAGCAAAATCTATTTAATCAACGAAAAATATGCTTTCATCGGTTCAGCAAACTTGACAAAACAAGGTCTTAAAACAAATTACGAAACTTTATTTTTTGTAAATGGAAATATCGAGCAAAACAAAGAATTAATAAAAAAACTAAATAAATTTTTCTGTGATATAAAAGAAGAACAAAGAATAAAAAAAATAGAGTTTGAAGATAATATATTTAATTATGGTAAAAGCGAAAAAAATAATATTGAAGTAACTCAAGATATAGAGAAAAATAAGACTGAAATAGAAAATGATAAAAGTCTTTTAGAAAAAATAAAAGCATTATTCAGAGTTTAAAATTTATTTAAAAAAATAGTTTATATAAAAAAAAATATTAAAACAAAAAATATAAAAAAAGAGAAAAAATAATAACTCTCTCTTTTTTTATTTTAAATTATTTTAAATTTATTAGAAAAACGGAAGTTAGAAAAAGTGCTTGAAAAATTTAAAAAAAATATGTATAATTATTTTATAAAAAACATAAAGTTATTTACTGTTTAATTTTAAAAAACAAAAATTAAAAAATATTTATTTAATAAATAAAATATTTAAAAAAAATTGGAAGGAAAAAATTATATGAAAAAAATTTTTTTATTAATATCTTTAATTTTTACAGCAAATCTAAATGCCGCAAATTTATTTTATACAAAAGCTAAAACTCCATCAAAAAGTGAAGTTTTAGTAAAATACGCAAAAAAAGTACACCCAAATACAGGATTAAATGACTATATTGCCGTATTTGATCCAAGCACTACGGACGCATACTGGGATAAAATAAATCCCGGAATTCCTAAGCCGAAATTTTATTACAGCAAGTCTGTCGGAGGAACGAATGTAGGAAAGTCTGAGCATTACGCAAATGTGCTTCATGCCTTTTATTTGACCGCCGGAACTGGATTTGGACAAAGACTTATTTCATATTCAATGATGTCAGAACAGAACATGTTTTACGGAATAGCTTCGTATTCAGGAACAGTAGATGACAGAAACAGATGGGACTCAACTTCAAAAATGTTTTATTTTGGCGATATAATAAATGAGACAGCAATAAGCTCAATGAGTCCTAGAAGAGTTTATGGAGATGACGAGACAGGAAATGTAAACCTTTTCTTAAAACCTTTAGGAAATCCTGTATTCACAATTGACAGTGAAATTATGAAAAATTCCACAGGGGTAAGAAGAAACCTTGCCTATCTTACACCTGAAACTATGAAATATGACATGTATGGGGACGAAGTCTTTAAGCTTCTTGATTCTGAAAGAATATATGTAGGCCAGTTTGAATGCGTTAAAAACAATAAGGGAACTGATGTGACTAATCCTGCAACCCTAAGCTCAACAGCCGAAGCAAAAACCTCTGCAGGTCGTGCAAGTCAATTTTCAAGCACATGCAGAACTTCTTCAGAACCTGATGATGCCGAGGCTCGTCCAGTTTATTCACGTTCATCTTCAGTAATGGCTAACGGTGACATATATGACAGGAAAAAGGAGGAACAGAATACAGGGACAAGCTTTTCAGCACCAAAACTTGCAGGAATTGCGGCGCTTATTCAGAAGAAATATCCTGGAATAACTTACCACGAAATCAAGCAGATGATACTTACAACAGCCTACAGGGAAAAGGACGCATTGTCAAATGACTACGGATGGGGATTCGTTGACGAGAGAAAAGTCTTGAACGGACCTAGCAATTTTAATGCCGGGCTTATTGAGGAGCAGAAATTTTTTACAGGATTTTATGACAAAGTGTTTGAACCAAATAGCGATACGGCTTACTTCTGGGCTGAACCTCTTAGCGACTGGACTTGGACAAATGATATAAGAGGAGAGCTGACTTACCTTCCAAGCGGAACTACTTCGTACAATGTAGCCGTTGAGCAGTTTGATAATAAAAAAGGTGATATTGTATCTGGTTTGGACGAGTTTTCCGTTGTTGACAATGTTCCGTTCAAGAATTATATTTCAAGGGAAAAAAACTTCTATGAAAAAACTTCGGACTATAAAGGCGGACTTCGTAAAGCGGGAGACAAGACACTTACAATAAAAGGAAATATTTCATACCGTGGAAAAACTGAAGTGCTTGGAGGAGCGCTTGTTCTTGAGGGGAATGTTTCAAATACAGATATTACAGTATTTGACAGCGCCACACTAGTTCTTAACGGAAGCAATCAGAATGTCACAAGTGAAATTGAGGTTTCAAGAAATGGGTATTTTAAAGTGACAGGAAACAATGTACATATAGCAAACCTTTTCCTTGAAGACGGCGCAAACTTTGGCGGAAACGGAAAAAACATCGTCGTGGACAAGCTCATCGTACCTGAAAACAGAATGGAAGAAGCTAAGGCGATATGCGCTAAGTACGGGTATAATGTCAAAAAGTTTTCAGTCGCTAACGAAAACTATAAGATAAAAGATGTAGAAATTAACGAGAAGAAATTTGCCGACATACCTCGTGAGTTTTACTTCAATAACTTTAAGTCAGCGCCAAAATATATTAGCGACTTTTCACAAGGAAACTTTCAGAAATATTATAGCGAACTTGAAAAAAGATACAAACATCTTCCTGAAAACCCTTACTTTGAAAAAGACCCTGACATAGACCCGTTCCATCTTGATGACATGTTCGGCATGTCAAACAGAATAGTCGGTGCAAGAACAAAGCTTGGCAAAAAAAAGGATATGAATTTCGGAGATGCCAGCGAAATTTTCATAGATAAATAGTAAATAATAAATAAATATTAAAATAAATGAGTAAAAAAAGAAAAGAAAAGAAAATAGGACTAAATTTTACACATAAAAATTAATTTGACATTTTTTTTAAAATAAATTATAATTTAAAAGATAAAAACTTCAATGACTAAGGAGTGAAACAAATTGAAAAAAGTACAATTTATAATAATTTCTACAATATTGTCGTTCGGTTTAATTGTGTCGGCGGCATTAATTTCAAATGCGGTTGACAAGACGAATAAACTTGACAACAGAATTACTGTAAAAGGAGTTGCGCAAAAGAGAATCAAGGCAGATAAAGCGCTCATCAGGATAATAATTTCAGGAAAAAATGAAAATTTGGATAATTTAAGGCAAGATATTGATGATAAAGAAAAAATTGTGATTCAAAAATTAAAAAGTTTAAAAATCAATGAAAATAGTTACGACATTGAAAATTTAAAAATTCAGCCAAATTATGACAAAGAAGCAGAAAAAACTTCTCAAAGCGGTGAAGAAACACAAGTTTCGGCAACCAATATTTCAAACTATGACGGACAGGAAATTATATCAATTGTTACTGGGGATATTGACAAGGTCAAAGAGTTTTATGAAAATTTATTGGAGTTGAAATTACAAAGTGACAATATTGAAATTACAAAACCTGAATATGTTGTTACAAATATTGATAAATATAAAAAAGATTTGCTAGTTGATGCAACAAAAGATGCGGAAAATAGAGCAATTGAAATGCTAAAAGTAAATGGCAATGAAATAAATGGCTTAAAAAGTATGACGCAAGGTCAATTTGAAGTATTAAAAGACAATGAAGATATTTTAAACAAAGATGAAGAAATACAAAACCAAATTTACAAAAGAATGCGACTAGTTGTGACAGCCACTTATTTTATAAGATATTAGTTAATTAATTAAAAATAATAAAATAAATCAGGAGGGAAATTAATGAAACCAGCAGCAGAATTAAGACAAGGAAGTACATACAGAAAGGACAACATACCTTATTTAATACTAAAAGCTGAAAGACACCAATCGACATCAGGAAAAAGACAAAGAGCGGCAGAAGTAAAATTTAAAACAAAAGAGTTAATTTCAGGAAAAATTCAAGAAATTACAGTACTTGCAACTGAATTAA
This genomic stretch from Leptotrichia sp. oral taxon 218 harbors:
- a CDS encoding autotransporter outer membrane beta-barrel domain-containing protein; protein product: MNKTKKFLLMVFALIAIISCESSGGSGSGSGSGINNGSGTPIAKNGPSYSQPSTGARFTLPNFSNLKLNKSYATPTIVKEDMEQATSNVIALTHYNVGENEIGFKLPDNYNSLSPTLNIASPTTMDVKGFAISRNMAGTAINPEQLVNDMLTKYMTNSNNLTLNMHPGSSIFLFESVTADLSMTDSNSLMSLVPRNQRPTINGIDYNVAEFHNSHIFIDKDVNLDDPNDLYNKLNAPNSTFEVPKYLVRKQVTISGSKPNQIAIQSIDSRESGVNINGGVINLTGDSSFGAYIKNGEFKNQGFIYVGKNSIGIYSYEDGNGKAHESNGYIVNENTINLGENSIGMYYYKRYNDVSGNAINDGKIESEANNAIGIVANINDQKLDPASIIDSYSSDDYVSSLNNVLIDLSGDKSIGFYVTGKGRTKAFNKSSNANETNKIKIGDSSDKYNPSMGMYSDNPNANLENYGEIEIGKNSIGMAGIGTLINDNYGIIKITKDGGVGMYLGKDAIGVNNGLITTEGTPNDAVGVVVGKDAEFTNNGTIHIDSNGGAGIVIAGGTVKNYGNIEISGGAVRDRVDNSYQVTVQSSDRKLLSSDMKVYVDSLGRTKPIEGLANLGLKSADLLIGAEATEKTNDTEVTVGDDVLAPFNNSMQTSNIKNWNVKTGSLVWQANPEILNNKIAKVTLKKLSYTNFADDEMTQDVARGLDEKYKVANSNDKEIFNYLNTVNSKKTFADTYREVSGNQYANVQQRISKTDDILNNRISDLQKENADESGHHVSTFFDKNKHSSKVQGIADSDSSAYGISYLFNNADAKQGIYAGAINNNFKLKDNGRSKENISMLEVGGYKTFDVNSLEWTLDGNGFVSQNNMKRRFVVGNNSYENKANYNAYGVNLTNELGKTFNVGGNFTVKPYAALKLGYGRFNKIKEKDGTLNVEVKANDYYSVRPGAGVEFGFSSPVSAKGTKFKASLGLGYDHELGKVDDRVNEAKFTDTNTRIRLKSAKDEKKGNFRSDLKVGFETGKFDVSVNGGYDTKDKNSHVGVGLGVSF
- a CDS encoding phospholipase D-like domain-containing protein, whose amino-acid sequence is MKKLKFILLSIFIISTIFSCKSLPSGLAVKTPVYNADNVDFYYDLTYKKDGETHYERQIWDQAYDILDKAQDFFLMDIFVFHDYVGKGVKEKLDPLPIAEEFAQKILEKRKKDPNVKIYLILDEGNTFYGAYDNEMYKRLEAAGVKIGIVDLAKLPDPIPVYSAIWRLLIQPFGNPKNVGKTKNPLHEGTDPVTVRSILRALNGKADHRKLIMNEKTAMLTTGNPHAEGSRHSNVAFKFSSPILKDLYNAEIPVAKITKKDGSLNRTLPYQKFDIEPSKNNQIKLQYFTEGQTGEDMTRELKNAQPGDEVFIAQFFLSDRQILTDIKKAAKRGVKFRLILNNSTAAFPNKAASGELMKLARKHGYDIDVKFYNKGAEMYHVKMMTIYKKNYMITYGGSTNFTRRNMRDYNLENELKIISTYDQKISKQVTDYYDRLWTNRDGDFTLPYDTEKNEKRSNDLILRFLEVNGIGAF
- a CDS encoding S8 family serine peptidase, yielding MKIKSKILLGILVLSTLSFSAKLNYTTDKGIKYKGEIVKFAKEKQGSYPIFNMLYDGEAGMSTEHYWKDNLGINLKDVKVLRGTTENEKRFYNDNAHMLSMFEAFDVEMSGGYVKNHLDEVTAASVIVPNAIPKGILSLSMYYITGSTGFMTSKSVYFGDTINELAGEVMQTPRFNGYTSDNTNLLVSAYGNDDTLTPKARKKGEDIYAIHPSQQSFFFPMFGEEVQKMQRSDIIKVKDFVCNGYKSNRTFTDIRNMDGPRQENPYKGCGVNDNPDKGYYPFFALYSRANTILADGEITAAGERRTGSSFAVPRLSAIITKIMQKFPGVSYLDAKEILLTSATREKDILDNQYGWGVANLLRALKGPGAINTGLIEEQKFYTGMYDKVFDFNGNAYFWASPTSDWTWSNDIYGNLPKHPSGSTKYDIVATTKDKDGDIPKTSLAFQTIRNVSFQNFIPSEKNYYADTAEFKPGLRKAGDKTLTINGNIYYEGPTQILEGTLVLNGNVPKSTVIVYENSTAVISGNVNHLIMAGGNVYLKEGAVIGTLEFDPNIPSYINIENEGKGITIGTIASKREKLDKFKSLFKNGTLKAEKEITKIDVEDVNVNPYKYQDLKREYFFSGFGDKIKKVKGDNIYPKLLKRYTEMDKAPESAKNIVPGYSNGQFMLDAYAPGDYDKEFTKLTNPIASNDNYKISPSSVEWSNFYDARQKAGLEN
- a CDS encoding DUF5710 domain-containing protein, giving the protein MRYLDVNYEDKEKAKEFGARWNPKEGKWGFEKEEDAQKFLDWKENQKTKVDVSYEDREKAKEFGARWNPKKKKWEFEKEEDAQKFLDWKKNQKNKGEKYYIHKKFAINLDGIVADICIDKGMKGFIFKKLREAYKITEKDKKVSINSLKVVMPYLDFKYLLDKDKENPFNLTKDSKKVFVISSEEVKSDSYEERLRLKRNREFLENLTYYIKKTYGNGKTVKEQNFEDNIEIYPLKYHSFPKDYEANEKNYFSLHSKIYLINEKYAFIGSANLTKQGLKTNYETLFFVNGNIEQNKELIKKLNKFFCDIKEEQRIKKIEFEDNIFNYGKSEKNNIEVTQDIEKNKTEIENDKSLLEKIKALFRV